In Microbacterium cremeum, a genomic segment contains:
- a CDS encoding LysR family transcriptional regulator ArgP encodes MRIPFELAETLAAAVDEGTLDAAARRLHVTPSAVSQRIKALEEQLGRLVLVRSKPVRATDAGAAVIRLARQAALLEHDTLVELGDDPAEGARISVPIAVNADSLATWFLDPLARLSQRHPVVFDLHRDDQDFTAGLLESGAVMGAVTSRGAPVAGCRVSVLGAMRYQAVATPGYVERWLADDSAAALAEAPLVDFDRRDDLQNAWLASRGVDPARPPRHYVPASNDFATAVRLGFGWAMLPRFQSHEAIARGELVLLGGDPVDVVLHWQQWNLRSPLLDAIADEVVAEGRRVLAPVG; translated from the coding sequence ATGCGCATTCCGTTCGAACTCGCCGAGACCCTCGCCGCCGCCGTCGACGAGGGCACCCTCGATGCCGCCGCGCGGCGGCTCCACGTCACGCCTTCGGCCGTGAGCCAGCGCATCAAGGCGCTCGAGGAGCAGCTCGGGCGGCTGGTGCTGGTGCGCTCGAAGCCGGTGCGGGCGACGGATGCCGGTGCCGCCGTGATCCGCCTCGCCCGGCAGGCCGCGCTGCTCGAGCACGACACGCTCGTCGAGCTCGGCGACGACCCGGCCGAGGGCGCCCGCATCAGCGTGCCGATCGCGGTCAACGCCGACTCGCTGGCCACGTGGTTCCTCGACCCGCTCGCGCGCCTGTCGCAGCGGCATCCGGTCGTCTTCGATCTCCACCGCGACGACCAGGACTTCACCGCGGGGCTGCTCGAGTCGGGCGCCGTGATGGGCGCGGTGACCTCTCGCGGCGCGCCGGTGGCCGGATGCCGCGTCTCGGTGCTCGGCGCGATGCGCTACCAGGCGGTGGCGACTCCCGGTTATGTCGAGCGCTGGCTGGCGGACGACTCGGCGGCGGCGCTCGCCGAGGCGCCGCTGGTCGACTTCGACCGGCGCGACGATCTGCAGAACGCGTGGCTGGCCTCGCGCGGCGTCGACCCCGCGCGGCCGCCGCGGCACTACGTGCCCGCCTCGAACGACTTCGCGACCGCGGTGCGGCTGGGGTTCGGCTGGGCGATGCTGCCGCGCTTCCAGTCGCACGAGGCGATCGCGCGCGGCGAGCTCGTGCTCCTCGGCGGCGACCCCGTCGACGTCGTGCTGCACTGGCAGCAGTGGAACCTGCGCTCGCCGCTGCTCGACGCGATCGCCGACGAGGTCGTGGCCGAGGGGCGTCGCGTGCTCGCGCCGGTGGGCTGA
- a CDS encoding NADP-dependent oxidoreductase: MRFRPLRSAPAPAVDGATVLEPPSAMRAMVIDTTGDPDALRAASVPVPSPVLSELLVRVIAAGVNPIDAKTRSGAGVSGAIGAYPATLGYDFSGVVVKSPYESHPFPPGTAVFGMASFPRSGGTYAEFAVVPSLSVARKPGALSHVEAAGVPLAALTAWGLVVETAHAHEGQRMLIHAGSGGVGHFAVQLAAYFGAHVTVTSSARNAPWLRELGASVVIDYTTTRFDEVVADVDVVIDLVGNTTGDTGTRSLQVLRPGGLYVLVPTGAWPGYAAAAAAAGVRATSYKVIPDGGALATIARLLDSGAVQVYIDTVFDLTEAAAAHRQLEQGHTRGKLVLRVSDD, from the coding sequence ATGAGATTCCGACCGTTGCGATCGGCACCGGCGCCGGCCGTCGATGGGGCCACCGTGCTCGAGCCGCCGTCCGCGATGCGGGCGATGGTGATCGACACCACGGGGGACCCCGACGCGCTGCGCGCGGCATCCGTCCCCGTCCCCTCCCCCGTGCTGAGCGAACTGCTCGTGCGCGTGATCGCGGCAGGAGTCAACCCGATCGACGCGAAGACCCGGTCGGGCGCGGGCGTCTCGGGCGCCATCGGAGCGTACCCCGCGACGCTCGGCTACGACTTCAGCGGCGTCGTCGTGAAGAGCCCGTACGAGTCGCACCCGTTCCCGCCCGGCACCGCGGTGTTCGGCATGGCGTCGTTCCCCCGCTCCGGCGGGACGTACGCCGAGTTCGCCGTCGTCCCCTCGCTGTCGGTCGCGCGCAAGCCGGGCGCGCTGTCGCACGTCGAGGCGGCCGGCGTGCCGCTGGCGGCCCTGACCGCGTGGGGCCTCGTCGTCGAGACCGCCCACGCGCACGAGGGCCAGCGGATGCTGATCCACGCCGGAAGCGGCGGGGTGGGCCATTTCGCGGTGCAGCTGGCCGCCTACTTCGGCGCGCACGTGACCGTCACCTCGTCGGCGCGCAACGCGCCCTGGCTGCGCGAGCTCGGCGCGTCGGTCGTGATCGACTACACCACGACGCGCTTCGACGAGGTCGTCGCCGATGTCGACGTGGTGATCGACCTCGTCGGCAACACGACGGGCGACACCGGCACGCGATCGCTCCAGGTGCTGCGCCCGGGCGGGCTGTACGTCCTCGTTCCGACCGGCGCGTGGCCCGGCTATGCGGCGGCCGCCGCCGCCGCCGGCGTGCGCGCCACGTCGTACAAGGTGATCCCCGACGGCGGCGCCCTCGCCACGATCGCCCGGCTCCTGGACTCGGGCGCGGTGCAGGTCTACATCGACACCGTGTTCGATCTGACCGAGGCGGCCGCCGCGCACCGGCAGCTCGAACAGGGGCACACGCGCGGCAAGCTCGTGCTGCGCGTGAGCGACGACTGA
- a CDS encoding ROK family transcriptional regulator, whose protein sequence is MSIEPTTNVTGVSQLFQLLRDGVPRTRAELAKSTGLARSTIAARVDELMRMGLITPVADAVSTGGRPPSQFALNPAAKVVVAADVGASHATVAITDLTGSVLAEHSEPLDIALGPVPVLTWLVESASTLLDRVERDRSHVAAIGIGVPGPVEHSTGQPVNPPIMPGWDRFDIPGWLNQHLEVPVLVDNDVNIMALGERQVAWPGVEHLMFVKIATGIGAGLISGGALQRGAQGVAGDIGHVQVARAADVPCRCGNRGCLEAIAAGPAIARTLRGQGVEAHTGSDVVDLVKRGNIEAIQAVRQAGRDIGEVLTTCVSLVNPSVIAIGGSMARVGEHLIAGVREIVYTRSTPLATEHLSIVQSMTAEHAAVLGASMLAVEHALSPEALAVGFR, encoded by the coding sequence ATGAGCATCGAACCGACGACGAACGTGACCGGCGTGAGCCAGCTGTTCCAGCTGTTGCGCGACGGCGTTCCGCGTACCCGGGCCGAGCTGGCGAAGTCCACGGGCCTGGCGCGATCGACCATCGCCGCCCGCGTCGACGAGCTCATGCGCATGGGCCTGATCACTCCCGTCGCCGACGCGGTGTCGACCGGCGGGCGGCCGCCGTCGCAGTTCGCCCTCAACCCGGCGGCAAAGGTCGTCGTGGCCGCCGATGTCGGAGCGTCGCACGCGACGGTCGCCATCACCGACCTCACCGGAAGCGTGCTCGCCGAGCACTCCGAGCCCCTCGACATCGCACTCGGCCCGGTGCCGGTGCTGACCTGGCTGGTCGAGAGCGCCAGCACGCTGCTCGATCGCGTGGAACGCGACCGCTCGCACGTCGCGGCCATCGGCATCGGCGTCCCCGGTCCCGTGGAGCACTCGACGGGGCAGCCCGTGAACCCGCCGATCATGCCGGGATGGGATCGCTTCGACATCCCCGGGTGGCTCAATCAGCACCTCGAGGTGCCCGTGCTCGTCGACAACGACGTGAACATCATGGCGCTCGGCGAGCGCCAGGTCGCGTGGCCGGGCGTCGAGCACCTCATGTTCGTCAAGATCGCCACGGGCATCGGCGCCGGCCTCATCTCGGGCGGCGCGCTGCAGCGCGGCGCACAGGGCGTCGCCGGCGACATCGGCCATGTGCAGGTCGCGCGCGCCGCGGACGTACCGTGCCGCTGCGGCAACCGCGGCTGCCTCGAGGCGATCGCGGCGGGCCCGGCGATCGCCCGGACCCTGCGAGGGCAGGGCGTCGAGGCGCACACCGGGTCCGACGTCGTCGATCTCGTCAAGCGCGGGAACATCGAGGCGATCCAGGCCGTGCGCCAGGCCGGCCGCGACATCGGCGAGGTGCTCACGACGTGCGTGAGTCTCGTCAACCCCTCGGTCATCGCGATCGGCGGCTCGATGGCGCGCGTCGGCGAGCACCTCATCGCCGGCGTCCGTGAGATCGTCTACACGCGCTCGACCCCGCTCGCCACCGAGCACCTCTCGATCGTGCAGTCCATGACCGCCGAGCACGCCGCCGTCCTGGGCGCCAGCATGCTCGCCGTCGAGCACGCGCTCTCTCCCGAGGCGCTCGCCGTCGGGTTCCGCTGA